One genomic region from Metallosphaera tengchongensis encodes:
- a CDS encoding 30S ribosomal protein S11 encodes MSSKREIRWGLARIYASQNNTIITITDITGAEIISRASGGMMVKADREKPSPYAAMLAAGKAAGEALDKGLMAIHIKVRAPGGAGPKTPGPGAQPAIRSLARSGFIIGRIEDVTPIPHDTIRRPGGRRGRRV; translated from the coding sequence ATGTCGAGCAAAAGGGAAATTAGATGGGGTCTTGCTAGGATCTACGCCTCCCAGAATAACACTATAATCACTATTACTGATATTACTGGGGCTGAAATAATATCCAGGGCATCTGGTGGAATGATGGTGAAGGCCGATAGGGAGAAACCATCTCCTTATGCGGCCATGTTAGCTGCCGGAAAGGCAGCCGGAGAGGCTTTAGATAAGGGTCTCATGGCCATTCACATAAAAGTTAGAGCACCTGGTGGAGCCGGACCGAAGACCCCAGGTCCGGGTGCTCAGCCTGCAATCAGATCTTTAGCTAGATCCGGCTTCATTATAGGAAGAATTGAGGATGTAACGCCTATACCTCACGATACTATACGAAGGCCTGGTGGAAGGAGAGGAAGGAGAGTTTGA
- a CDS encoding DNA-directed RNA polymerase subunit D gives MSIEVINKTDNFISILTKNYPLDFVNAVRRASMLYVPVMAVDEIYVVENNSPLYDEVLAHRLGMIPFDSRDALDYYRRPEECINCVDNCDRCFSKAYIDVSSEEAQKMVYSREIRTEDPHVVPISKDIPIVLLGKNQRVSLEMKMRLGYGKEHSKFNPVSTSVVRYKPKVEVREDCAKAVEVCPEHVFSFEGNKLKVINELACTLCEECMKHCEGVKVSPVENEYILELESVGTLDTRRILIEATKSILSKFEELREKVKSL, from the coding sequence ATGTCCATAGAAGTTATAAATAAGACAGACAATTTTATCTCTATATTAACAAAAAATTATCCCTTGGATTTCGTTAACGCAGTCAGGAGAGCATCGATGCTTTATGTCCCCGTTATGGCTGTTGATGAGATTTACGTCGTTGAAAATAATAGTCCCCTTTATGATGAAGTTTTAGCCCATAGGCTAGGAATGATTCCCTTTGATAGCAGGGATGCCCTAGATTATTACAGACGTCCTGAAGAGTGTATTAATTGTGTAGATAACTGTGATAGATGTTTCAGTAAAGCTTACATTGACGTTAGTTCTGAGGAGGCCCAGAAAATGGTGTATTCCAGGGAAATTAGGACAGAAGACCCTCACGTAGTACCAATTAGTAAAGATATTCCCATAGTGCTTCTCGGGAAGAATCAACGGGTCTCACTAGAGATGAAAATGAGGCTAGGTTACGGTAAGGAACACTCTAAATTTAACCCTGTTTCCACTTCAGTGGTTAGGTACAAGCCTAAAGTTGAGGTTAGGGAGGATTGCGCCAAAGCAGTTGAAGTTTGCCCTGAGCATGTTTTTAGCTTTGAAGGTAACAAATTAAAGGTCATTAATGAACTAGCTTGTACCCTATGTGAGGAGTGTATGAAGCACTGCGAGGGGGTAAAGGTAAGCCCTGTAGAGAATGAGTACATACTGGAATTAGAGTCTGTAGGTACTCTCGACACGAGGAGAATTTTAATAGAGGCAACTAAAAGTATACTCAGCAAGTTTGAGGAGTTGAGAGAGAAGGTGAAGTCTCTGTGA
- a CDS encoding 30S ribosomal protein S13: protein MSEYQFRYIVRLFGQDVDGTMKAPYGLAMVKGIGYNTARLILMRLGIDKDRRLGELTDSELKKVEEMLSNKSIESLPTWVYNRRKDVESGLDLHYVTSDLVFAVRNDIEREKKLKSWRGVRHSLGLKVRGQRTRTTGRTGTTIGVKRSKGAQPAGGQQAQKK from the coding sequence ATGTCTGAATATCAGTTCAGGTACATAGTTAGGCTGTTCGGGCAAGATGTAGATGGTACCATGAAAGCCCCTTATGGACTCGCCATGGTAAAGGGAATAGGTTACAACACAGCGAGGCTCATATTGATGAGGTTAGGCATAGATAAGGACAGGAGGTTAGGTGAGTTGACAGACAGTGAGCTGAAGAAGGTGGAGGAGATGCTTTCCAATAAGTCAATAGAGTCTCTCCCCACATGGGTTTATAATAGGAGGAAAGATGTGGAGAGCGGATTGGACTTGCACTATGTAACATCAGATTTGGTCTTTGCAGTGAGAAACGATATTGAAAGGGAAAAGAAGCTTAAGAGTTGGCGTGGAGTTAGACACTCTTTGGGTCTAAAAGTTAGAGGTCAGAGAACTAGAACCACCGGAAGAACCGGGACTACAATAGGTGTTAAGAGATCAAAGGGTGCTCAACCTGCTGGAGGTCAGCAGGCTCAGAAGAAGTGA
- a CDS encoding isopentenyl phosphate kinase, protein MDMGFYMGVPRRVLKLGGSVLTCKSVPYCLDVAVTRQCLSELRDFSQGLVLVHGGGSFGHYEASKRAPTRIQLTAVSMQELNAYIMREISVLGIRAFPIPGRYFNMEHLERVIELGYMPVIYGDVRENGEIVSGDDLTIAIAKKYSLTALFATDVDGVIVNGKVVYELDRLEDFVGLEHDSYDVTGGMAEKLRKIFTANVNSLVFNGKRKGNIFNALKGERIGTLIKVRE, encoded by the coding sequence ATGGATATGGGATTCTATATGGGCGTGCCTCGTAGAGTTCTTAAGTTAGGAGGAAGCGTTTTAACGTGTAAATCTGTTCCATACTGCTTAGATGTTGCTGTGACGAGGCAGTGTCTAAGTGAGCTAAGGGACTTCTCACAAGGTCTAGTTTTAGTTCACGGCGGAGGTAGTTTCGGTCACTATGAAGCGTCTAAGAGAGCCCCAACTAGGATACAGCTTACTGCAGTCTCGATGCAAGAACTTAACGCATACATCATGAGGGAAATCTCGGTTCTAGGGATAAGAGCTTTCCCAATACCTGGTAGATATTTTAACATGGAACACTTGGAGCGAGTGATTGAACTGGGGTACATGCCAGTCATTTACGGCGATGTCAGGGAAAACGGGGAAATAGTTTCAGGGGACGACCTAACCATAGCTATTGCAAAAAAGTACTCCTTGACAGCCCTCTTCGCTACCGACGTTGACGGTGTAATTGTAAACGGGAAAGTCGTGTATGAGCTTGATAGGTTGGAGGACTTTGTAGGCTTAGAACACGACTCCTACGACGTTACAGGAGGGATGGCAGAAAAATTGAGGAAGATATTTACCGCTAACGTGAATTCCTTAGTATTTAACGGAAAGAGGAAGGGAAATATTTTTAACGCATTGAAGGGAGAGAGGATAGGCACACTTATCAAGGTGAGGGAATGA
- a CDS encoding 50S ribosomal protein L13, with translation MSEVVIIDGENQILGRLASKVVRYIKEGKKVVIINGEKIVISGPKARVVQGYSLLFGIGTLFNPYKLGMRRPRSPINIVKRTIRGMLPKSNKGRTMLKAVKVYVGVPDEFKGKQAIKFHDASVERLNGKYVTVGELSKVLGWKGNVK, from the coding sequence ATGAGTGAAGTTGTAATCATTGACGGGGAAAATCAGATACTAGGTCGTCTTGCTTCCAAAGTGGTCAGATATATAAAGGAGGGAAAGAAGGTGGTCATAATTAATGGGGAAAAGATTGTAATAAGTGGGCCTAAGGCAAGAGTGGTGCAGGGTTATAGCTTACTTTTTGGCATTGGCACTCTTTTCAATCCTTACAAGTTAGGAATGAGGAGGCCAAGAAGCCCTATAAATATAGTCAAGAGAACCATAAGGGGCATGCTTCCTAAGAGTAATAAGGGTAGGACTATGCTTAAGGCGGTTAAAGTTTACGTTGGTGTTCCAGATGAGTTTAAGGGTAAGCAAGCTATAAAGTTCCACGATGCAAGCGTGGAAAGGTTAAACGGGAAATACGTAACAGTGGGTGAGTTATCCAAAGTTCTGGGGTGGAAAGGAAATGTCAAGTGA
- a CDS encoding AIR synthase-related protein, translating into MDLEGLARKMLEKGIERNIVRQRLIEWLEFYKGKRNLNSSVAEHVIKEVENSMMFSNLGFSKVGLSAGDGGLGSRGLGDNIIHLKLFELSKRAIESFDDAGVSGDIIVSVDGIHSRLSFFPYLAGFHATKATLRDIMVKGADPIGLMVDIHLSDDSDISMLFDFEAGVSTVAEAIGVPILAGSTLRIGGDLVLGERISGGIASVGKLRGQVLSRSRISKGNKIIMTEGNGGGTISAMGIFHGIDGIVEETLKIKDLEACMAVKDLEKYIVSMTDVTNGGIRADALEIAEVTNLSLVIDEEAFLSLINPKVRSALEELGLDPFGLSVDSILIFTNEPDKILEALKNHGIKADVIGEVQSGKSYPIVTKAGKEMRPSFRESPYTPVKSIIGNTSPFSLDQIREKVQEAFLQAQKKKEKVLKNLKTGTG; encoded by the coding sequence ATGGATCTTGAGGGTTTAGCTAGAAAAATGTTGGAGAAAGGTATAGAACGTAATATTGTGAGACAAAGGTTAATCGAGTGGCTGGAGTTCTATAAGGGGAAGAGGAATCTCAACTCGTCGGTAGCAGAGCACGTGATAAAGGAAGTAGAGAACTCCATGATGTTCTCAAATTTGGGGTTCTCCAAGGTTGGACTAAGTGCCGGGGATGGAGGCTTGGGCTCTAGAGGGCTGGGAGATAATATCATTCATCTGAAGCTGTTCGAACTCAGCAAAAGGGCAATTGAAAGTTTTGATGACGCCGGTGTTTCCGGAGACATTATAGTGTCGGTTGATGGTATTCATTCTCGGCTGTCTTTTTTCCCTTATTTAGCCGGTTTTCATGCCACTAAGGCCACTTTGAGAGATATTATGGTTAAGGGAGCCGATCCCATTGGTCTAATGGTCGACATTCACCTTTCTGATGATAGTGACATATCTATGCTCTTTGATTTCGAGGCAGGTGTTTCCACCGTGGCGGAAGCTATAGGTGTACCAATCTTGGCTGGGAGTACTCTCAGGATCGGTGGGGACCTTGTTCTTGGTGAAAGAATAAGTGGGGGAATAGCGTCGGTTGGAAAACTTCGGGGTCAGGTTCTCTCTAGGTCTAGGATAAGTAAAGGGAACAAGATAATAATGACCGAGGGAAATGGAGGTGGTACCATATCAGCTATGGGAATTTTCCATGGAATTGACGGGATAGTGGAGGAAACTCTCAAGATCAAGGATCTTGAAGCCTGCATGGCTGTGAAGGATTTAGAAAAGTATATCGTATCGATGACAGACGTGACCAACGGTGGAATAAGGGCTGATGCCCTAGAGATAGCCGAGGTAACCAATTTGAGCCTAGTTATAGATGAGGAGGCCTTTCTTAGCTTAATTAACCCTAAGGTTAGGTCTGCTCTGGAAGAACTGGGCTTGGATCCTTTTGGTTTATCTGTGGACTCAATTTTGATATTCACGAATGAACCGGACAAGATTTTAGAAGCCTTGAAAAACCATGGAATAAAGGCTGATGTTATAGGAGAAGTTCAATCTGGGAAGAGTTATCCTATTGTCACTAAAGCCGGTAAGGAGATGAGACCTTCCTTTAGGGAAAGCCCATATACTCCAGTTAAATCTATTATAGGTAACACGTCCCCATTCTCCCTAGATCAAATAAGGGAGAAGGTACAGGAAGCCTTCCTACAGGCCCAAAAAAAGAAAGAGAAGGTATTGAAAAACTTAAAAACGGGGACTGGTTAG
- the fni gene encoding type 2 isopentenyl-diphosphate Delta-isomerase, giving the protein MSLINRKLEHVEICLYEDVEEIVSTLLEDVVLIHQAIPGISVKDIDTRTSFLKKQISMPLMVTGMTGGHQELGKINSTIAEVVEEMGLAMGVGSQRVGIEKPETAESFRVTRKMAPTAPLVANLGLPQVVKGYGIKHFKDAVQMIEADAIAVHLNPAQELFQPEGEPDYPVSALGTLRDISKELGVPVIIKESGTGISMETAKILFDYGFSIIDVSGQGGTSWIAVEAVRNRRKGNWKYNSSKLFSGWGIPTGASLIETRYAVPDAFLIASGGIRTGLDVAKSIALGANIAGMANPVLHRATQGKAQLRKFFEEVHFELKSAMFLTGSKDISALRRAPLVIWGRLREWVESRGLTLSTYENIRKRA; this is encoded by the coding sequence ATGAGCTTAATAAATAGGAAACTAGAGCACGTTGAGATATGTCTTTATGAGGACGTCGAGGAAATTGTTTCAACTCTTCTGGAAGACGTCGTCTTAATTCATCAAGCTATCCCAGGGATAAGCGTAAAGGATATCGACACGAGAACGAGCTTTCTGAAAAAGCAAATCTCAATGCCTTTGATGGTCACAGGGATGACTGGGGGACACCAGGAGTTGGGTAAAATAAACTCCACAATAGCAGAGGTAGTTGAGGAAATGGGATTAGCTATGGGAGTAGGGAGCCAGAGGGTAGGGATAGAAAAACCAGAGACTGCAGAGAGCTTCAGAGTTACCAGGAAAATGGCGCCAACTGCCCCGCTGGTAGCCAATCTAGGACTTCCCCAGGTTGTCAAAGGGTACGGTATAAAGCATTTTAAGGATGCGGTCCAGATGATCGAAGCAGATGCCATTGCAGTACACCTTAACCCGGCTCAAGAGCTGTTTCAACCTGAGGGAGAACCGGATTACCCAGTATCAGCCCTAGGTACCTTAAGGGATATTTCCAAGGAGTTGGGGGTCCCTGTCATAATTAAGGAATCTGGGACCGGAATCTCGATGGAAACAGCTAAGATTCTTTTCGATTATGGCTTCTCCATAATAGATGTATCCGGTCAAGGTGGCACGAGCTGGATCGCAGTGGAAGCTGTCAGAAATAGAAGGAAAGGAAACTGGAAGTATAACAGCTCCAAACTCTTCTCGGGTTGGGGAATACCCACAGGTGCATCCTTAATTGAAACTCGCTATGCAGTTCCAGATGCCTTCTTGATAGCTAGTGGTGGAATTAGGACCGGGTTGGACGTAGCTAAGTCCATAGCTTTAGGGGCAAATATAGCTGGGATGGCAAACCCAGTACTCCATAGGGCAACTCAAGGCAAGGCCCAACTAAGAAAGTTCTTTGAAGAGGTTCATTTTGAACTCAAGTCAGCAATGTTTCTCACAGGGTCTAAAGATATTTCAGCCTTGCGGCGAGCCCCCTTAGTCATATGGGGAAGGCTAAGGGAATGGGTTGAGAGCAGAGGATTAACCTTATCTACATATGAAAATATAAGAAAGAGAGCGTAA
- a CDS encoding DNA-directed RNA polymerase subunit N has product MIIPVRCFTCGSLIADKWEIFSTRVNAGEDPGKVLDDLNVRKLCCRRSLLTHVDIIKEVVNYTRPI; this is encoded by the coding sequence ATGATTATCCCTGTTAGGTGTTTCACTTGTGGTTCTCTTATAGCAGATAAGTGGGAAATATTCAGCACGAGAGTAAATGCAGGAGAAGATCCAGGAAAGGTTTTGGATGACCTGAATGTTAGGAAACTGTGTTGCAGAAGAAGCTTACTTACACACGTAGACATTATAAAGGAAGTAGTTAACTATACTAGACCGATTTAG
- a CDS encoding 30S ribosomal protein S4 has translation MGDPKKSRRKWEGPGMPWLSPTLKSEQEIIGRYGLRNKREIWLARTIVTGYRHMARSLLALPPAERALREKQLLSKLYRIGLLKSEQSSVDDILGLKEEDLLERRLQTIVHRKGLARTIYQARQLIVHGHIAIGGKRVTSPGYIVRRDEEDSIDFYPISPFKTHPPTNVEGEMNVEQKGN, from the coding sequence ATGGGAGATCCTAAGAAAAGCAGGAGGAAATGGGAAGGTCCAGGAATGCCATGGCTTTCCCCAACCCTCAAGTCTGAACAGGAAATTATAGGGAGATACGGTCTTAGAAACAAGAGGGAGATCTGGCTAGCTAGAACAATTGTAACGGGCTATAGACATATGGCTAGGTCTCTTTTAGCCCTACCTCCAGCCGAGAGGGCCCTTAGGGAGAAGCAGTTATTGAGCAAGTTATACAGGATTGGGCTTCTCAAATCAGAGCAATCCTCAGTAGATGATATTCTAGGGCTGAAGGAAGAGGACTTGCTTGAAAGAAGGCTACAAACTATAGTTCACAGGAAAGGTCTGGCCAGAACGATATATCAAGCTAGGCAACTAATTGTTCATGGACACATTGCGATAGGTGGTAAGAGAGTTACGTCCCCTGGTTATATTGTAAGAAGAGATGAGGAGGATTCAATAGACTTTTATCCCATATCGCCATTTAAGACTCATCCTCCAACAAATGTTGAAGGTGAAATGAATGTCGAGCAAAAGGGAAATTAG
- a CDS encoding secondary thiamine-phosphate synthase enzyme YjbQ, producing the protein MKVVTKEIEVRTTSKFQSMDITDLVEAEIGSVKEGVAYIFVKHTTCSIIVNEPESGLMEDYLNWMRKIVPPDGEFKHNIIDNNGHAHISAMLIGNSRVIPVAGGKLDLGTWQRVILLEFDGPRVRKVQVKVIGE; encoded by the coding sequence ATGAAAGTTGTCACCAAAGAGATAGAAGTCAGAACGACATCAAAGTTTCAGAGTATGGATATAACAGATTTAGTTGAAGCTGAGATAGGTTCAGTCAAAGAGGGGGTAGCATACATATTCGTAAAGCATACCACTTGTTCCATAATCGTTAATGAGCCCGAAAGCGGACTCATGGAAGACTACTTGAACTGGATGAGAAAAATCGTACCGCCTGATGGTGAATTTAAGCATAACATTATTGACAATAATGGTCATGCTCACATATCTGCCATGCTCATAGGTAATTCTAGGGTTATTCCAGTTGCTGGGGGAAAGCTAGACCTCGGAACTTGGCAGAGAGTAATACTGCTGGAGTTTGACGGACCCAGAGTTAGAAAAGTTCAGGTGAAGGTAATCGGTGAATAA
- the amrB gene encoding AmmeMemoRadiSam system protein B, translated as MIRRPAVAGSFYEDDPLKLRERIKWSFLHPVGPGKIPQLGSRSGPRENPIFIVPHAGYIYSGPVAAHSYYYLVSEGKPDLVIILGPNHTGYGSEVSIWPEGDWETPLGSARVQRSLVKELVSLSEVVDIDEKAHLYEHSIEVQLPFMQYFFDLNILPITILMQTPEIASFVAEGIWRFIKAHPDMDIVVLASSDLNHYDPHEQTLEKDQLVINQIVDLNYKELYRVVEEDDVTVCGYAPIMASLILSKKMGKKPHILKHATSGDTSGDKSSVVGYLAVRFGD; from the coding sequence GTGATTAGGAGGCCTGCTGTCGCTGGATCTTTTTATGAAGACGATCCCCTAAAGCTGAGAGAGAGAATAAAATGGTCCTTTTTGCATCCTGTGGGTCCAGGAAAGATCCCACAACTAGGCTCCAGATCCGGTCCTAGAGAGAACCCGATATTTATCGTACCTCACGCAGGCTACATTTATAGTGGACCCGTGGCAGCTCATTCTTACTACTACCTTGTCTCTGAGGGAAAGCCAGACCTTGTTATAATATTAGGTCCAAACCATACGGGTTACGGTTCTGAGGTTTCAATATGGCCTGAAGGAGATTGGGAAACTCCTCTGGGCTCAGCCAGGGTACAACGGTCTTTAGTCAAGGAATTGGTCTCCCTTTCGGAAGTAGTGGATATTGACGAGAAAGCTCACCTTTATGAACACTCCATAGAAGTCCAGCTACCGTTTATGCAATATTTCTTTGACTTGAATATCCTTCCAATTACCATCCTGATGCAAACTCCTGAGATAGCTAGTTTCGTAGCAGAAGGCATATGGAGATTTATCAAAGCACATCCTGATATGGATATAGTAGTGTTGGCGAGTTCGGATTTAAATCATTACGACCCTCACGAGCAGACCTTAGAGAAGGACCAGTTGGTGATAAATCAGATCGTTGACCTGAACTACAAGGAGCTCTATAGGGTTGTGGAAGAGGACGATGTTACTGTCTGCGGGTACGCTCCCATAATGGCATCTTTAATTCTATCCAAGAAGATGGGAAAGAAACCTCATATCCTAAAGCACGCGACTTCTGGGGATACTTCTGGTGATAAGTCCTCTGTGGTAGGTTATCTTGCGGTCAGATTTGGAGATTGA
- a CDS encoding 30S ribosomal protein S9, translating into MSSESKVIISVARRKMARAKCYLYPGKGRIFVNNVPVELIPIEVVRMKIMEPLILAGDGVLSKIDAKVFTSGGGILGQADAARMALARALVRFTGSVELKELYKHYDRTMIAGDPRQTEAEKWMRYSARRWRQKSYR; encoded by the coding sequence ATGTCAAGTGAGAGCAAGGTTATAATTTCAGTTGCAAGAAGAAAAATGGCTAGAGCCAAATGTTATCTATATCCTGGCAAGGGAAGAATATTTGTAAATAATGTGCCTGTGGAGCTTATTCCTATAGAGGTAGTTAGGATGAAGATTATGGAGCCATTAATACTAGCAGGTGATGGAGTCCTATCAAAAATAGATGCTAAGGTTTTCACTTCAGGTGGAGGAATTTTAGGTCAGGCAGACGCAGCAAGAATGGCTTTGGCTAGGGCCTTGGTAAGGTTCACGGGTAGTGTGGAGTTAAAGGAATTGTACAAACATTATGACAGGACTATGATTGCAGGGGATCCAAGACAAACAGAGGCTGAGAAGTGGATGAGATACAGCGCTAGGAGATGGAGACAGAAATCGTACAGATGA
- the gds gene encoding geranylgeranyl diphosphate synthase, which yields MGLKEYFEDIATKVNSVMLSFLQGNIQELYGASRYLIEAGGKRLRPIMVVLAADILGGDQTRALLAGAAVEVLHNFTLIHDDIMDQDALRRGLPTVHVKWGVPTAILAGDLLHAKAFEILTESVKGLDSDRIYKAFSCFSKSVIIVSEGQAMDMDFEKRWDVKEEEYIEMIRKKTAQLFACSAYLGGLVAGGSEENLRNLYEYGENIGIAFQIVDDILGLTADEKELGKPVFSDIREGKKTILVIRALEVANKKEREVILEGLGSNDPVKIKETAQVLSSISLTYAQSLASHYYNKALSALNSVEAKNTKALEGLKEIADLVIKRRK from the coding sequence ATGGGATTAAAGGAATATTTTGAGGACATAGCGACAAAAGTTAATAGTGTAATGTTATCTTTTCTGCAAGGGAATATCCAAGAGCTTTATGGGGCCTCCAGGTATCTAATCGAAGCTGGAGGGAAAAGGCTTAGGCCTATAATGGTAGTTCTAGCAGCCGACATCTTAGGGGGCGACCAGACCAGAGCCCTGCTAGCAGGTGCAGCGGTGGAAGTTTTACATAACTTCACCCTGATTCACGATGATATTATGGACCAGGACGCCCTAAGGAGAGGCTTGCCCACCGTTCACGTGAAGTGGGGTGTACCCACAGCCATATTAGCTGGAGACCTCCTCCACGCTAAGGCCTTTGAGATTTTAACTGAGTCCGTAAAGGGACTGGATTCGGACAGAATCTACAAAGCTTTCAGCTGTTTCTCGAAATCAGTAATAATAGTTTCGGAGGGGCAAGCTATGGACATGGATTTTGAAAAGAGGTGGGACGTCAAGGAGGAGGAATACATAGAGATGATAAGGAAGAAGACAGCACAACTTTTCGCATGTTCAGCCTATCTGGGAGGGCTGGTGGCAGGTGGATCTGAGGAGAACTTGAGGAATTTATATGAGTATGGAGAAAATATAGGTATAGCATTTCAAATTGTCGATGATATTTTAGGCCTGACTGCTGACGAAAAGGAGCTTGGGAAACCAGTGTTCAGTGATATAAGGGAAGGTAAGAAAACGATCTTAGTTATAAGGGCACTGGAAGTAGCTAACAAGAAGGAGAGGGAGGTAATACTAGAAGGACTCGGTTCCAACGATCCAGTAAAGATAAAGGAGACAGCACAGGTACTTTCATCCATATCCTTAACCTATGCTCAATCTCTAGCTTCTCACTATTATAATAAGGCTTTGAGTGCACTAAATAGTGTAGAAGCTAAGAACACGAAGGCTCTGGAAGGTCTAAAGGAGATAGCAGACTTGGTAATAAAAAGGCGAAAATAA
- a CDS encoding 50S ribosomal protein L18e codes for MKRTGSTNVEVRKLIRALHKQGRPIWRAVAEELEAPSRKRSYINLYKINKYTKEGDFVVVPGKVLGIGNINHKVTVVALDFSQSALKKILNSGGKALSLVEGLKELEGKKNVRLMKG; via the coding sequence GTGAAGAGGACCGGAAGTACTAACGTGGAAGTGAGGAAGTTAATTAGGGCCTTGCATAAGCAAGGGAGACCAATATGGAGAGCAGTTGCGGAGGAGCTAGAAGCTCCGTCGAGGAAAAGGAGTTACATCAACTTATATAAAATAAATAAGTATACGAAGGAAGGCGACTTTGTGGTAGTGCCAGGTAAGGTGCTGGGTATTGGTAACATCAATCACAAAGTCACAGTTGTCGCATTAGATTTTTCGCAATCAGCTTTAAAGAAAATCCTCAATAGTGGGGGTAAAGCTCTTTCTCTTGTTGAAGGACTCAAGGAGTTGGAAGGCAAGAAAAATGTGAGGTTGATGAAAGGATGA
- the rpsB gene encoding 30S ribosomal protein S2 produces the protein MSENERGTQLTEEEKEEMQRGERGATIELLVHLDNYLSAGVHIGTHTCTRYMERFIYRVRPEGLYVLDVRKIDERLRVAAKFLARFQPQSILAVASRPYAFTPVQKFAEVIGGRSVVGRMVPGMLTNPYLEDYIEPEVLLVSDPRTDLQAIKEAADVGIPVVAFSDTDAKIDYVDLVIPSNNKGRKSLALLYWILARQILRERKEIPLDGDIPVKVEEFEVKLSQ, from the coding sequence ATGAGCGAGAACGAAAGGGGTACTCAATTAACCGAGGAAGAAAAAGAAGAGATGCAGAGAGGTGAAAGAGGAGCAACAATAGAGCTTCTTGTCCATTTAGATAACTATCTCTCTGCAGGTGTCCACATAGGGACCCATACTTGTACAAGGTATATGGAGAGGTTCATCTACAGAGTAAGGCCAGAAGGTCTTTATGTCTTGGACGTAAGGAAAATAGACGAGCGATTAAGGGTCGCTGCGAAGTTTTTGGCAAGGTTCCAGCCTCAGTCAATACTCGCAGTAGCGTCCCGTCCTTATGCCTTTACTCCAGTCCAGAAATTCGCCGAGGTAATAGGCGGAAGATCTGTAGTAGGTAGGATGGTTCCTGGTATGCTTACGAATCCCTATCTAGAAGACTATATTGAACCTGAGGTTCTGTTAGTTTCGGATCCCAGAACCGACCTTCAGGCGATAAAGGAGGCAGCAGATGTGGGAATACCGGTAGTGGCGTTTTCAGATACTGATGCTAAAATAGACTACGTTGATCTGGTAATACCATCCAATAACAAGGGTAGGAAATCTCTAGCTCTGTTATACTGGATATTGGCTAGGCAAATACTTAGGGAGAGGAAGGAGATCCCATTAGATGGAGACATACCTGTAAAGGTTGAAGAATTCGAGGTGAAATTATCTCAGTGA